The sequence GTGCAGACGGGCTTCGGCCTCATGAAACGCCGCCGCCGGCTGCAGCTGGGTGAAGTCGAGATTGACTGCTCGTTGCTGGCCGGCCAGATGAGACAGGGTCTGTTTCAATTCGGGGATGCCATCGCCGCGCTTGGCTGAAACCAGCAGCACCGGGCAGCCCAGTTGCTGCGCCAGCGCCGCAGTATCAATGGTCATGCCGGCGCTACGGGCTTCGTCGGCCATGTTAAGCGCCACAATCATCGGCGCGCCCAGGGCCTTGAGCTGCAGCGCCAGGCCCAGTTGCCGGTCCAGCTGCGTGGCATTGAGCAAGACGATGACGCCGGTCAGCGGCGTGCTGGCCAGAAAAGACTGGGCGATCCGTTCATCTTCGGCGCCGCCCGATAAATCGTAGATGCCGGGCAAGTCCACCATCTGCACCATTTTGGCGCCCAGCAAGATGCGGTGGGTGGCCAGATCAACCGTCAGCCCCGGCCAGTTGGCCACGCGGGCATTGCCGCCGGTAATGCGGTTGAACAAGGTGGATTTGCCCGTATTGGGCATGCCGACCAGCGCGATGCGTTGCATGTTCACGCCTCCCGGGCGAGGAGGGCTTCCACGTCGATGGCGCGGGCATGTTCGCGCCGCAGCATGAGTTCAGTACTGCCGATGCGCAATTGCAGCGGGCCACCCAGCCAGCCGCGACGCAGTACCGTGACCTCGCGGCCAGGGCGTAAACCCAGCGCGCAAAGACGCTGTGTCAGCTCATCAGGAGTATGTAGTTTTAATACGCGGGCGGGGGTTTCCAGCGACAGCTCGAACAGGGGGCACATGCTGCATCTCGCTTTCAAGAATCATTCTCATTATTGAAGCATGATGACTGCATGAATTCTGTGTATTGATACCTATCAAGCACTTCATTGCGCAGGTAAAAATCACGTTCGCATAACAGATGTAGTTTGCTGATTTGTGACTGACACAAAACATACATGAAATTATGTAGTCATTGTCTTCTGACAAACATACAACGGTTTCCCGACGGACGTGCCGCATTTGCACCGTTTTCTGTCATTTTTTCGAAAAAATGCCTCTGATCAGGGCAGAATTTCTGGCAATATGATTGCCATTTTGTGCGCTGCGTTATACCAACGCGCTCGCGCACCGTGCGCTGGCTACCCCGCCAGCCTAGTCGACGCCAGCTCCGTGAGATCCGGACTAGCCGCTCGACCCCTGTAGATGATTATCGAATTATCGGAACCAGGCTGACGCAATGTCGGCCTTTTTTGACCTGTGCGTCGCCCGCACGTTGATGTGGATCGGGTGCGCTTAGCCAGAAGGAAAGACCGTGATGGATCACGTGATGCCCCAGCAGCAGGGGTTGTACGATCCCGCACACGAACACGACGCCTGTGGCGTTGGTTTCGTCGCCCATATGAAGGGCCAGAAGTCTCATTCGATCGTCGAACAAGGGTTGTTGATCCTGAAAAATCTGGATCACCGCGGCGCCGTTGGCGCTGACCCGCTCCAGGGCGACGGCGCCGGTATTCTGATCCAGATTCCGGATGCGCTGTTCCGCGAAGAAATGGCCCGCCAGGGCGTGACCTTGCCCCCGTACGGTGAGTACGGTGTGGGTATGGTGTTCCTGCCGCAGGAAGCCGCCTCGCGCAATGCCTGTCAGGAAGAAATCGAGCGTGCCGTCCGTGTGGAAGGCCAGGTGGTGCTGGGCTGGCGTGATGTGCCGGTCGACCGCGAGATGCCGATGTCCCCGACCGTGCGCGCCAAAGAGCCGGTCATCCGCCAGATCTTCGTGGGTCGCGGTCCGGACGTGCTGGTTACCGATGCCCTGGAACGCAAGCTCTACATCATCCGCAAGTCGGCCAGCCACGCGATCCGCCGCCTGAAGCTGACTCACGGTCACGAATTCTATGTCCCATCGTTCTCGGCCCGTACCGTGAACTACAAGGGTCTGCTGCTGGCCGATCAGGTTGGCGAGTACTACCGCGATCTGGCCGATGCCCGTTGCGTTTCCGCACTCGCGCTGGTTCACCAGCGTTTCAGTACCAACACCTTCCCGACCTGGGATCTGGCACACCCGTTCCGCATGATTGCCCACAACGGTGAAATCAACACCGTGCGCGGCAACGTGAACTGGATTACCGCACGTGAAAAGGCGATCAGCTCGCCGGTGCTGGGCAAGAGCCTGGAAAAAGTATGGCCGCTGATTTACCCGGGTCAGTCTGACTCCGCGTCGTTTGATAACGCGCTGGAACTCTTGGTCATGGGCGGCTACACGCTGGCTCAGGCCGTGATGATGATGATCCCGGAAGCGTGGGAAAAGCACACGCTGATGGACGACAACCGTCGCGCCTTCTACGAATACCATGCCGCGATGATGGAGCCGTGGGACGGCCCCGCCGCCGTGGCGTTTACCGATGGCCGCCAGATTGGCGCCACGCTGGACCGTAACGGTCTGCGTCCGGCCCGTTATCTGGTCACCAACGATGATCTGGTTGTCATGGCGTCTGAATCCGGCGTGCTGCCGATCGAAGACAGCCGCATCAACAAGAAGTGGCGCCTGCAACCGGGCAAGATGTTCCTGATCGATCTGGAACAAGGCCGCATTATTGATGATGGCGAGATCAAGTCCTCGCTGGCCAATGCCCGTCCGTACAAAGAGTGGATTGGCAAGATCCGCATCAAGCTTGATGAAGTGCAAGACGCGACCGAACTGCCGGGCGCGCCCTGTTCGACCGTGCTCGATTGCCAGCAAGCGTTTGGCTACACCCAGGAAGACATCAAGTTCATTCTGGAACCGATGGCCAAGCTGGGCGAAGAAGGCACCGGCTCGATGGGTAACGATGCCGCGCTGACCGTGTTGTCCAACAAGGCCAAGCCGCTCTACGCCTACTTCAAGCAACTGTTTGCGCAGGTCACCAACCCGCCGATCGACCCGATCCGTGAAGATCTGGTGATGTCGCTGGTGTCGTTCATTGGTCCCAAGCCCAACCTGCTGGACCCGTCTGACATCAACCCGCCGATCCGTCTGGAAGTCTCGCAGCCGGTGCTGTCGGCTGGCGATATCGAGAAGATCCGCCACATCGGCAAGTACACTGGTGGCAAGTTCCGCTCGCACGAACTGGACATCTGTTATCCGGCCGCCTGGGGTCCGGCAGGCATTGAAGCCCGCCTGGCGTCGCTGGCTGCGGAAGCGGAAGATGCCGTCAAGAGCGGTGCCAACATCCTGATCGTGTCTGACCGCAAGATGGATCGCAACAATGTCGCGATCCCGGCCCTGCTGGCGACCTCCAGCATTCACCTGCACCTGGTGAACGAAGGCCTGCGTACCAGCACCGGTCTGGTGGTGGAAACCGGCTCTGCCCGCGAAACCCACCACTTTGCACTGCTGGGTGGTTTTGGCGCGGAAGCGGTTCACCCGTACCTGGCCATGGCCACGCTGGCCGATATGGCCGGTGGCGATGCTGAAACGGCAGCCAAGTACCAGAAGCATTACATCAAGGCGATCGGCAAGGGCCTGATGAAGGTGATGTCCAAGATGGGCATTTCCACCTACATGTCCTACACCGGCGCGCAGATCTTTGAAGCCGTTGGCCTGAAGAAGTCGCTGGTGAACAAGTACTTCACCGGCACGCCGTCCAACATCGAAGGTCTGGGTCTGTTTGAAGTGGCTGAAGAAGCCTTCAAGCTGCATCAGGCTGCGTTCTCGGCTGATCCGGTGCTGGCCAATGCGCTGGATGCCGGCGGTGATTACGCCTTCCGTATCCGCGGTGAAGAACACTTGTGGACGCCGGATTCGATCGCCAAGCTGCAACACGCCACGCGTACCGGCAAGACCGATACCTACAAGGAATACGCTGCGCTGATCAATGATCAGACCAAGCGTCACCTGACCTTGCGTGGTTTGTTTGAATTCAGCGCGATTGGCGATGCCGTACCGCTGGATGAAGTCGAACCCGCCAAGGAAATCGTCAAGCGTTTTGCTACCGGCGCGATGTCGCTCGGTTCGATCTCGACCGAAGCGCACACCACGCTGGCCATCGCCATGAACCGGATCGGCGGCAAGTCGAACACGGGTGAAGGCGGTGAAGATGCACGTCGTTTCATTCCGCTCAAGGCCGGCGAAAAGCTGTCTGAAGTGATCGGCAAGGGCCGGATCGAGCGCGACTACACCTTCCAGGAAGGTGACAGCCTGCGTTCGGCCATCAAGCAGGTGGCTTCGGGCCGCTTTGGTGTGACGACTGAATACCTGGTCAATGCCGACCAGATCCAGATCAAGATGGCACAAGGTGCCAAGCCGGGTGAAGGCGGCCAGTTGCCGGGCCACAAGGTGTCCGAGTACATCGGTTTCCTGCGTCACTCTGTACCGGGCGTGGGTCTGATCTCGCCGCCGCCGCACCACGACATCTACTCGATCGAAGATCTGGCACAGCTGATTCACGATCTGAAGAACGTGAACCGCAAGGCGTCGATCTCCGTCAAGCTGGTGTCCGAAGTCGGTATCGGCACGGTGGCTGCCGGTGTAGCCAAGGCCAAGGCTGACCACATTGTGGTGGCAGGTCATGATGGTGGTACCGGCGCGTCGCCGCTGTCGTCTATCAAGCATGCTGGCACCTCGTGGGAACTCGGTCTGGCTGAAACCCAGCAAACGCTGGTGCTGAACCAGTTGCGCGGCCGTGTGCGCGTGCAGGTGGATGGCCAGATGAAGACCGGCCGCGACGTCGTGATCGGCGCGCTCCTGGGGGCCGATGAATTCGGCTTTGCCACGGCCCCGCTGGTCGTGGAAGGCTGCATCATGATGCGCAAGTGTCACCTGAACACCTGCCCGGTGGGCGTGGCAACGCAAGATCCGGAACTGCGCAAGCGCTTCTCCGGCCAGCCGGAACATGTCGTGAACTACTTCTTCTTTGTTGCCGAAGAAGTACGCGAAATCATGGCAAAGCTGGGCGTACGCAAGTTTGACGAGCTGGTTGGCCGTGCCGACCTCCTGGACAAGCGCGCCGGTATCGAACACTGGAAGGCGCAAGGTCTGGACTTCAGCCGTGTATTCCATCAGCCGGATGTGCCCGCTAGCGTGGCGCGTCTGCATGTGGAAAACCAGGACCACGCTCTGGAAAAGGCACTGGACAACCAGTTGCTGGCACAAGCTGCCCCGGCGCTGGAAAAAGGCGAGAAGGTCAGCATTACCACCAGCATCAAGAACATCAACCGCACTGCGGGCTCGATGCTCTCTGGCGCTGTCGCAGCCCGTTACGGCCACAAGGGTCTGCCGGACGACACCATCCACGTCACCCTGAACGGCACGGCCGGTCAGAGCTTTGCGGCGTTCCTCGCCAAGGGCGTGACCTTTGATCTGGTGGGCGAAGGTAACGACTACGTGGGCAAGGGTTTGTCTGGCGGCCGCATCATCATCCGCCCGAACGCCAACTTTGCCGGTTACACCGCTGACAACATCATTTGCGGCAACACCGTGCTGTACGGCGCAACCGAAGGCGAGGCCTTCCTGGCTGGCGTCGGTGGCGAGCGTTTTGCCGTGCGTAACTCCGGCGCGACCGCCGTGGTGGAAGGCACGGGCGATCACGGTTGTGAATACATGACCGGCGGTACTGTCGTGGTACTGGGCAAGACGGGCCGCAACTTTGCGGCAGGGATGTCCGGTGGCGTGGCCTATGTGTATGACGTGGATGGCGATTTCGCTGATCACTGCAACATGGCACAAGTGGCACTGGAAGCCGTGGTTCCGGCTGCGGAGCAAGGCGATGAGCCCAAGCACCGTGGTCAGGCTGACGAAACGCTGCTCAAGCAGCTGGTGGAACAACACCTGGCTGCCACCGGCAGCGCCCGCGCCAAGGCGATTCTGGCTGACTGGCCGGCCGCCCGCGCCCGCTTTGTCAAAGTGTTCCCGAACGAATACCGCCGCGCGCTGAAAGACATGGCCGCCGCCGCCAGCGCCCCGCAAAAGGAGATCGCATAATGGGTAAGCCGACAGGTTTTCTCGAATTCGAGCGCGTATCCGAGAGCTACGCGCCGGTGGCAGAGCGCGTCAAGCACTACAAGGAATTCGTGCTGCGCCTGACCGATGACGCCGCCAAAACCCAGGGCGCGCGTTGCATGGATTGCGGCATTCCGTTCTGTAATAACGGCTGCCCGGTGAACAACATCATTCCGGACTGGAACGATCTGGTTTACCGCGGCAACTGGCAAGAAGCGCTGCAAGTGCTGCACTCGACCAACAATTTCCCGGAATTCACCGGCCGCATCTGTCCGGCCCCGTGTGAAGCCGCCTGTACCCTTGGCATCAATGCTGACCCGGTGGGCATCAAGTCCATCGAGCGTTACATCGTCGACAAGGGCTGGGAAAACAACTGGATTGCGCCGCAGATCGCCCCGGTGAAGACGGGCAAGACCGTCGCCATCGTCGGCTCCGGCCCGGCCGGTATGGCTGCAGCCCAGCAACTGGCGCGCGCCGGTCACAGCGTGACCGTGTTCGAAAAGAACGATCGCGTGGGTGGTCTGCTGCGTTATGGCATCCCCGACTTCAAGCTGGAAAAGAGCGTCATTGATCGTCGCATGACGCAAATGGAAGCCGAAGGCGTGGTGTTCCGCACCCGTACCCTCGTGGCTGTGGACGGCAAGCTGCCGGCCGGTATCGTGAACGATGCCACCACCGTGGTGACGCCGGAACAACTGAAGGCCGAGTTCGACGCCGTACTGCTGGCGGGCGGTTCTGAAGTACCGCGTGATCTGCCGGTACCGGGTCGTGAACTGTCTGGCGTGCATTACGCGCTGGAATTCCTGATCCCGCAGAACAAGACCGTCGCAGGTGACGCCCCGAACCCGATCAGCGCTGCCGGCAAGCATGTGGTGGTGATCGGCGGTGGTGATACCGGTTCTGACTGCGTGGGCACCTCCAACCGTCACGGCGCTGTGGCCGTCACGCAGCTGGAAGTGATGCCGATGCCGCCGGAGCAAGAGAACAAGTCCGTCACCTGGCCGTACTGGCCGGTGAAGCTGCGTACTTCGTCCAGCCATGACGAAGGCGTGGAACGTGACTTCTCGGTGATGACCAAAGAGTTTGTCGGCGAAAACGGCAAGCTCACCGCCATCAAGTGCGTGCGTCTGGAATGGCAAGCCGGCAAGCCGGTGGAAGTACCGGGCAGCGAGTTCGAGATCAAGGCTGATCTCGTATTCCTGGCCATGGGCTTTACCAACCCGATCGCCAGCATTCTGGAAGGCTTTGGTGTCGAGCGTGATGGTCGCGGCAACGCCAAGGCCACCACTGACGGCGCCGGTTGCTACGCCACCAACGTCGAGAAAGTCTTCGCCGCCGGTGACGTGCGTCGTGGCCAGTCGCTGGTGGTGTGGGCGATTCGCGAAGGCCGTCAGGCCGCGCGCGAAATCGACGCATCCTTGATGGGTACGACACTGCTGCCGCGTTAATCCGCGTCTTCGGTGTTACACAGAAAAACGGCATCTTGCGATGCCGTTTTTTTTATGGCCGGTGCTCAATGCAAAGCTAGTTGGTCGGGCTCAGCCACTGCGCAGTGGTCATGGTGATCTTGCCCGCGCCGGCCTTGCTGTTCGGCCCGCTCAGCAAGTCCTTCAACTGGCTGACCTCATGCATGTGGGCGGTATAGCTGGGCGTGCCGTTGTGCCACACAAAGGCGATTTCCGGCGCCTGGTTTGGCCCCAAAGTGGAGTTGGCGCCATGACTGTTGCCTTCCCACGTGGCCCAGACATTGCCTTGCGTATCCGTATAGCTTGATTGCTGCGATGCGGCCGGCATTTGCGCTGCCAGCAGCGTGTGCATCACATCAAACGCCCGGATCGCCCCGGTATACGCCGGGTTGGAAGGATCTGACTGGTTGTTGCGCAGCGGGGTCAGCACGCCGATATACGCGCTCTTGGCAATTTCCATGGAGCCGCCTTCGGTCGAGATGGAGCCATTGGAAATGATCTCGAAGTGGTATTTCTGTGTGCCACCGTTCCCATCCAGGTCTTTGGACAACTGCGCATTCTGGGTCACGATGTTGTCGCGCCAGACTTTCGTGAGCAGGTTGTCTGAACTGTCGGCCAGCAAGTTGTAGATATGCACGTCGCCG is a genomic window of Silvimonas iriomotensis containing:
- a CDS encoding glutamate synthase subunit beta; amino-acid sequence: MGKPTGFLEFERVSESYAPVAERVKHYKEFVLRLTDDAAKTQGARCMDCGIPFCNNGCPVNNIIPDWNDLVYRGNWQEALQVLHSTNNFPEFTGRICPAPCEAACTLGINADPVGIKSIERYIVDKGWENNWIAPQIAPVKTGKTVAIVGSGPAGMAAAQQLARAGHSVTVFEKNDRVGGLLRYGIPDFKLEKSVIDRRMTQMEAEGVVFRTRTLVAVDGKLPAGIVNDATTVVTPEQLKAEFDAVLLAGGSEVPRDLPVPGRELSGVHYALEFLIPQNKTVAGDAPNPISAAGKHVVVIGGGDTGSDCVGTSNRHGAVAVTQLEVMPMPPEQENKSVTWPYWPVKLRTSSSHDEGVERDFSVMTKEFVGENGKLTAIKCVRLEWQAGKPVEVPGSEFEIKADLVFLAMGFTNPIASILEGFGVERDGRGNAKATTDGAGCYATNVEKVFAAGDVRRGQSLVVWAIREGRQAAREIDASLMGTTLLPR
- the gltB gene encoding glutamate synthase large subunit; this encodes MDHVMPQQQGLYDPAHEHDACGVGFVAHMKGQKSHSIVEQGLLILKNLDHRGAVGADPLQGDGAGILIQIPDALFREEMARQGVTLPPYGEYGVGMVFLPQEAASRNACQEEIERAVRVEGQVVLGWRDVPVDREMPMSPTVRAKEPVIRQIFVGRGPDVLVTDALERKLYIIRKSASHAIRRLKLTHGHEFYVPSFSARTVNYKGLLLADQVGEYYRDLADARCVSALALVHQRFSTNTFPTWDLAHPFRMIAHNGEINTVRGNVNWITAREKAISSPVLGKSLEKVWPLIYPGQSDSASFDNALELLVMGGYTLAQAVMMMIPEAWEKHTLMDDNRRAFYEYHAAMMEPWDGPAAVAFTDGRQIGATLDRNGLRPARYLVTNDDLVVMASESGVLPIEDSRINKKWRLQPGKMFLIDLEQGRIIDDGEIKSSLANARPYKEWIGKIRIKLDEVQDATELPGAPCSTVLDCQQAFGYTQEDIKFILEPMAKLGEEGTGSMGNDAALTVLSNKAKPLYAYFKQLFAQVTNPPIDPIREDLVMSLVSFIGPKPNLLDPSDINPPIRLEVSQPVLSAGDIEKIRHIGKYTGGKFRSHELDICYPAAWGPAGIEARLASLAAEAEDAVKSGANILIVSDRKMDRNNVAIPALLATSSIHLHLVNEGLRTSTGLVVETGSARETHHFALLGGFGAEAVHPYLAMATLADMAGGDAETAAKYQKHYIKAIGKGLMKVMSKMGISTYMSYTGAQIFEAVGLKKSLVNKYFTGTPSNIEGLGLFEVAEEAFKLHQAAFSADPVLANALDAGGDYAFRIRGEEHLWTPDSIAKLQHATRTGKTDTYKEYAALINDQTKRHLTLRGLFEFSAIGDAVPLDEVEPAKEIVKRFATGAMSLGSISTEAHTTLAIAMNRIGGKSNTGEGGEDARRFIPLKAGEKLSEVIGKGRIERDYTFQEGDSLRSAIKQVASGRFGVTTEYLVNADQIQIKMAQGAKPGEGGQLPGHKVSEYIGFLRHSVPGVGLISPPPHHDIYSIEDLAQLIHDLKNVNRKASISVKLVSEVGIGTVAAGVAKAKADHIVVAGHDGGTGASPLSSIKHAGTSWELGLAETQQTLVLNQLRGRVRVQVDGQMKTGRDVVIGALLGADEFGFATAPLVVEGCIMMRKCHLNTCPVGVATQDPELRKRFSGQPEHVVNYFFFVAEEVREIMAKLGVRKFDELVGRADLLDKRAGIEHWKAQGLDFSRVFHQPDVPASVARLHVENQDHALEKALDNQLLAQAAPALEKGEKVSITTSIKNINRTAGSMLSGAVAARYGHKGLPDDTIHVTLNGTAGQSFAAFLAKGVTFDLVGEGNDYVGKGLSGGRIIIRPNANFAGYTADNIICGNTVLYGATEGEAFLAGVGGERFAVRNSGATAVVEGTGDHGCEYMTGGTVVVLGKTGRNFAAGMSGGVAYVYDVDGDFADHCNMAQVALEAVVPAAEQGDEPKHRGQADETLLKQLVEQHLAATGSARAKAILADWPAARARFVKVFPNEYRRALKDMAAAASAPQKEIA
- a CDS encoding FeoA family protein, with translation MCPLFELSLETPARVLKLHTPDELTQRLCALGLRPGREVTVLRRGWLGGPLQLRIGSTELMLRREHARAIDVEALLAREA